From one Catenuloplanes nepalensis genomic stretch:
- a CDS encoding M15 family metallopeptidase: MILLSDPAVAAVAQGDNGEELVDVRGVLRVDGRAADAGGRHALMRSGLLERLVKAQAALPGGLELLVIEAYRDYDAQLAIFNGYRETLRGRYPEWPDARLHVETTKFVSPVEVAPHSTGGAVDLTLCDPDGRELDMGTVVDATPDDSDDACFTAARNISAEAVANRRVLGAALDSAGLVNYPTEWWHWSYGERYWALMTGAPATLYGPVRR; encoded by the coding sequence ATGATTCTGCTGTCTGATCCGGCCGTTGCTGCGGTGGCGCAGGGGGACAACGGTGAAGAGCTGGTTGACGTGCGTGGGGTGCTGCGGGTCGACGGGCGGGCTGCGGATGCGGGTGGGCGTCATGCGCTGATGCGGTCGGGGCTGCTGGAGCGGCTGGTGAAGGCTCAGGCGGCGTTGCCGGGTGGGCTGGAGCTGCTGGTCATCGAGGCGTACCGGGACTACGACGCGCAGCTTGCGATCTTCAACGGGTACCGCGAGACGCTGCGTGGGCGGTACCCCGAGTGGCCGGATGCCCGTCTGCACGTCGAGACGACCAAGTTCGTGTCGCCGGTGGAGGTGGCGCCGCACAGCACCGGGGGCGCGGTGGATCTGACGCTGTGCGACCCGGACGGGCGCGAACTCGACATGGGTACGGTCGTCGACGCCACGCCCGATGACAGTGACGATGCCTGTTTCACGGCGGCGCGGAACATCTCGGCGGAGGCGGTGGCGAACCGGCGGGTCCTGGGGGCGGCGCTCGACTCCGCGGGGCTGGTCAACTACCCGACGGAGTGGTGGCACTGGTCGTACGGCGAGCGGTATTGGGCGCTGATGACCGGGGCGCCGGCCACGCTCTACGGGCCGGTCCGCCGCTGA
- a CDS encoding MFS transporter, giving the protein MSDISVPSRRTWIALGVLATTTLMTILDGSIVTVALPAMQAELGFSPSGLSWVMNAYLLGFGSLLLLAGRLGDLIGRRRVFLAGTAIFTLASVLAGLATGAGVLLTARFLQGVGSAAATAVSLGILITLFAEGRHRAVAIGIFSFTGAAGAAIGQVVGGILTEAAGWHSIFLINLPIGVAAIVLGALVLPGDRGAGLRAGADVLGALLVTAGLALALHAVVTGTERGFSAMVAITALTSAALLVAFLVRQASTAYPLMPLRIFRNRAVAGANAVQVLIMAAMFGFQVLSTLYMQRVLGWSALGTGLAMLPAAVLIGAISLGLSAPLISRFGPRAVLLTGLALLALLFGWLARIPVDGHYVPDVLPAMLLAAGAGLVLPALTTLGMSGAGPDDAGLASGIFNTTQQIGMALGVAVLSGLAATETQDLITGGTDEPAALTAGYRLAFLIGAALILTAMALATAVLRPARTAPAEPVHAPA; this is encoded by the coding sequence ATGTCCGATATATCCGTACCATCGCGCCGCACCTGGATCGCGCTCGGCGTGCTTGCCACCACCACGCTGATGACGATCCTGGACGGCAGCATCGTCACGGTCGCGCTGCCCGCGATGCAGGCCGAGCTCGGCTTCTCGCCGAGCGGGCTGAGCTGGGTGATGAACGCGTACCTGCTCGGCTTCGGCAGCCTGCTGCTGCTCGCCGGCCGGCTCGGCGACCTGATCGGGCGCCGCCGCGTGTTCCTGGCCGGCACCGCGATCTTCACGCTCGCGTCCGTGCTGGCCGGCCTGGCGACCGGCGCCGGCGTGCTGCTCACCGCGCGGTTCCTGCAGGGCGTGGGCAGCGCGGCCGCCACCGCGGTCAGCCTCGGCATTCTGATCACGTTGTTCGCCGAGGGCCGCCACCGGGCGGTCGCGATCGGGATCTTCAGCTTCACCGGCGCGGCCGGCGCCGCGATCGGCCAGGTGGTCGGCGGCATCCTCACCGAGGCGGCCGGCTGGCACTCAATCTTCCTGATCAACCTGCCGATCGGCGTGGCCGCGATCGTGCTCGGCGCGCTCGTCCTCCCCGGCGACCGCGGCGCCGGGCTGCGCGCCGGCGCGGACGTGCTGGGCGCGTTGCTGGTCACGGCCGGGCTGGCGCTGGCGCTGCACGCGGTGGTCACCGGCACCGAGCGTGGCTTCTCCGCCATGGTCGCGATCACCGCGCTCACCTCGGCCGCGCTGCTGGTCGCGTTCCTGGTCCGGCAGGCTTCCACGGCGTACCCGCTGATGCCGTTGAGGATCTTCCGCAACCGCGCGGTGGCCGGTGCGAACGCGGTGCAGGTGCTGATCATGGCGGCGATGTTCGGCTTCCAGGTGCTCAGCACGCTCTACATGCAGCGTGTGCTCGGCTGGTCCGCGCTCGGCACCGGCCTGGCCATGCTGCCCGCCGCCGTGCTGATCGGCGCGATCTCGCTCGGCCTGTCCGCGCCGCTGATCTCCCGGTTCGGCCCGCGCGCCGTGCTGCTCACCGGCCTGGCCCTGCTCGCGCTGCTGTTCGGCTGGCTGGCCCGGATCCCGGTCGACGGCCACTACGTGCCGGACGTGCTGCCCGCGATGCTGCTCGCCGCCGGCGCCGGACTCGTGCTGCCCGCGCTCACCACGCTCGGCATGTCCGGCGCCGGCCCGGACGACGCCGGCCTCGCCTCCGGCATCTTCAACACCACCCAGCAGATCGGGATGGCCCTCGGCGTCGCCGTCCTCTCCGGCCTGGCCGCGACCGAAACCCAAGACCTGATCACCGGGGGTACGGACGAGCCCGCCGCCCTGACCGCCGGTTACCGCCTCGCCTTCCTGATCGGTGCCGCCCTGATCCTGACCGCGATGGCCCTGGCCACGGCCGTCCTCCGGCCCGCCCGCACCGCCCCGGCCGAGCCGGTGCACGCCCCCGCCTGA
- a CDS encoding MarR family winged helix-turn-helix transcriptional regulator, producing the protein MTAPLRVEPDVSFLLNHAAHVLRTRMAAALAEAGVTARMHCVLTHAMGEERTQAELAELGDMDKTTMVVTVDALERAGLAERRPSDRDRRARIVSVTDAGAELAVRSQAIADQVHADVLAALPPDERDVFLRAMRRLVEGHLAAPVEAPVPARRARQRES; encoded by the coding sequence ATGACCGCACCGCTTCGTGTCGAACCCGACGTGTCTTTCCTGCTCAACCATGCCGCTCACGTGCTGCGCACCCGGATGGCCGCGGCACTGGCCGAGGCGGGTGTGACCGCGCGCATGCATTGCGTGCTCACGCACGCGATGGGCGAGGAGCGGACCCAGGCCGAGCTGGCCGAGCTGGGCGACATGGACAAGACCACGATGGTGGTGACCGTGGATGCGCTGGAGCGTGCCGGTCTCGCCGAGCGCCGGCCGTCCGACCGGGACCGTCGCGCGCGGATCGTCTCGGTGACCGATGCGGGTGCCGAGCTGGCGGTGCGGAGCCAGGCGATCGCGGATCAGGTGCACGCGGACGTGCTGGCCGCGCTGCCGCCGGATGAGCGGGACGTGTTCCTGCGCGCGATGAGGCGGCTGGTCGAGGGCCATCTCGCGGCGCCGGTCGAGGCGCCGGTGCCGGCTCGGCGGGCGCGCCAGCGGGAGAGCTGA
- a CDS encoding ATP-dependent Clp protease proteolytic subunit: MDRDELVMRAGGGSFDDEVFQRLLRERIIFLGSQVDDAVTNRITAQMLLLASEDSEKDISLYINSPGGSISAGMAVYDTMQYIKNDVATIAIGMAASMGQFLLCAGTPGKRYALPHARIMMHQLSGGIGGTAADIAIQAESMLHIKKVMNERIAFHTGKTPEQIERDSDRDRWFTADEAKEYGIVDHVISRANAGAGANLL, encoded by the coding sequence ATGGACAGGGACGAGCTCGTGATGCGTGCGGGCGGCGGCAGCTTCGATGACGAGGTGTTCCAGCGGCTGCTCCGTGAGCGGATCATCTTCCTGGGCAGCCAGGTGGACGATGCGGTGACGAACCGGATCACCGCGCAGATGCTGCTGCTGGCGTCGGAGGACAGCGAGAAGGACATCTCGCTGTACATCAACTCGCCGGGCGGGTCGATCAGCGCCGGCATGGCCGTCTACGACACGATGCAGTACATCAAGAATGACGTGGCGACGATCGCGATCGGCATGGCGGCCTCGATGGGCCAGTTCCTGCTCTGCGCGGGTACGCCGGGTAAGCGGTACGCGCTGCCGCACGCCCGGATCATGATGCACCAGCTGTCCGGCGGCATCGGCGGTACGGCGGCGGACATCGCGATCCAGGCGGAGAGCATGCTGCACATCAAGAAGGTCATGAACGAGCGGATCGCGTTCCACACCGGCAAGACGCCGGAGCAGATCGAGCGTGACTCGGACCGTGACCGCTGGTTCACGGCGGACGAGGCCAAGGAGTACGGCATCGTCGACCACGTGATCAGCCGGGCGAACGCGGGCGCGGGCGCCAACCTGCTCTGA
- a CDS encoding RNA polymerase sigma factor: MRLALHGESEAFGEIFQRHADRVYHHCFRRLGSWSAAEDATSLVFLETWRRRTDAIPAAGSLLPWLLGVANNVTRNLHRTARRYDTALYRMSAAPLTTPDHSDDVAGRIDDERRLAPVLRELRTLPRPDQDVIALVLMSGLTYAEAAVALGVPVGTVRSRLSRARKRIALPHLLSEES, translated from the coding sequence ATGCGCCTCGCTCTCCACGGGGAGAGCGAGGCCTTCGGCGAGATCTTCCAGCGGCACGCGGACCGCGTCTACCACCACTGCTTCCGGCGGCTCGGCTCGTGGAGCGCCGCCGAGGACGCCACCTCGCTGGTGTTCCTGGAGACGTGGCGGCGCCGCACGGACGCGATCCCGGCCGCCGGCTCACTGCTGCCGTGGCTGCTCGGCGTGGCCAACAACGTGACCCGCAACCTGCACCGCACGGCCCGCCGGTACGACACCGCGCTGTACCGGATGAGCGCCGCGCCGCTCACCACGCCGGACCACTCGGACGACGTGGCCGGCCGGATCGACGACGAGCGCCGGCTCGCCCCGGTCCTGCGCGAGCTGCGCACCCTGCCCCGGCCCGACCAGGACGTGATCGCGCTGGTCCTGATGTCCGGGCTCACCTACGCCGAGGCCGCGGTCGCGCTCGGCGTACCCGTCGGCACCGTGCGATCCCGCCTGTCCCGGGCCCGGAAACGGATCGCCCTGCCTCACCTGCTCAGCGAGGAGTCATGA
- a CDS encoding copper resistance CopC/CopD family protein, producing the protein MRWVRLVAAAVLGALVVLIGPVSPASAHAVVVDTVPARGAVVNAAPAAVTITFSETVRLVPGRVKVVAPDGTPVTGGEATLAGAVMTIPIVAAERPLGTYTVSYRVVSADSHPVGGGFSYSVGARSTFDGAVTGDSVDAGVTTGISVAKYLGYLGLTLLTGPALLMLSLWPRRLLRTPAGRRGPRIMMFTGAGLIALGAVAAIWLQAPYAYGGGPLDATAAGLGEVLISQFGLTHLGRLVALALAVPLLVLRPFRGRGVALGAVAIAGLLTWPLAGHPIASRMPVVTVFADLVHLAAMAVWLGGLIALAAFLLRRADARELRLILPVWSRWAALAVYCLIAGGVVQVMVEVGAVSQLVTTRFGQLILAKTALLGVVLAFAGAARLLVRRIVDGSVTGWAARLVPGGPPAVWLRRSVAVELAVTTVVLAASAVLVQTTPSRNVGEEAPVVVPETFSETLSSPIYTLQYEIYPVQRGEYNTLHGFVYTPEGRPIPIEDFRVTIGLPSAGLEPIDAPMAIVDESHGLGALNFPLPGEWTVKFTIRISEIDQATVSGVVNVP; encoded by the coding sequence ATGAGGTGGGTACGGCTGGTCGCCGCTGCGGTCCTAGGTGCGCTGGTCGTGCTGATCGGCCCGGTATCGCCCGCTTCCGCGCACGCGGTCGTCGTCGACACCGTGCCCGCGCGCGGTGCCGTGGTGAACGCCGCACCGGCCGCGGTCACCATTACGTTCAGTGAGACGGTCCGGCTGGTACCGGGCCGGGTCAAGGTGGTCGCACCGGACGGCACGCCGGTCACCGGTGGCGAGGCCACGCTGGCCGGCGCCGTGATGACGATCCCGATCGTGGCGGCGGAGCGCCCGCTCGGCACGTACACGGTCAGCTACCGGGTGGTGTCCGCGGACAGCCACCCGGTCGGCGGCGGCTTCTCCTACTCGGTCGGCGCGCGGTCGACGTTCGACGGCGCGGTCACCGGCGACTCGGTCGACGCCGGCGTGACGACCGGCATCTCGGTCGCGAAGTACCTCGGCTATCTCGGGCTCACGCTGCTGACCGGACCGGCGTTGCTGATGCTGTCGCTGTGGCCGCGGCGGCTGCTGCGCACCCCGGCCGGCCGGCGTGGGCCACGGATCATGATGTTCACCGGCGCCGGGCTGATCGCGCTGGGCGCGGTCGCGGCGATCTGGCTGCAGGCCCCCTACGCGTACGGCGGAGGTCCGCTGGACGCCACGGCCGCCGGGCTGGGCGAGGTGCTGATCAGCCAGTTCGGGCTCACCCACCTCGGCCGGCTGGTCGCGCTGGCGTTGGCCGTACCGCTGCTGGTCCTCCGGCCCTTCCGGGGTCGCGGTGTCGCGCTCGGCGCGGTCGCGATCGCGGGCCTGCTGACCTGGCCGCTCGCCGGTCACCCGATCGCGTCCCGGATGCCGGTCGTCACGGTCTTCGCCGACCTCGTGCACCTCGCCGCGATGGCGGTCTGGCTCGGCGGCCTGATCGCGCTGGCCGCGTTCCTGCTGCGCCGCGCGGACGCCCGCGAGCTGCGGCTGATCCTGCCGGTCTGGTCGCGCTGGGCCGCGCTCGCGGTCTACTGCCTGATCGCCGGCGGCGTCGTCCAGGTGATGGTCGAGGTCGGTGCGGTCTCGCAGCTGGTCACGACGCGGTTCGGGCAGCTGATCCTGGCGAAGACCGCGCTGCTCGGCGTGGTGCTCGCGTTCGCCGGCGCGGCCCGGCTGCTGGTCCGGCGGATCGTCGACGGGTCCGTGACCGGGTGGGCCGCGCGGCTGGTGCCGGGCGGGCCACCGGCCGTCTGGCTGCGGCGGTCGGTCGCGGTCGAGCTGGCGGTGACCACGGTGGTGCTGGCCGCGAGCGCGGTGCTGGTGCAGACCACGCCGTCGCGCAACGTCGGCGAGGAGGCGCCGGTGGTGGTGCCGGAGACGTTCAGCGAGACGCTGAGCAGCCCGATCTACACGCTGCAGTACGAGATCTATCCGGTGCAGCGCGGCGAGTACAACACGCTGCACGGTTTCGTCTACACGCCGGAGGGCAGGCCGATCCCGATCGAGGACTTCCGGGTGACGATCGGGCTGCCGTCCGCCGGGCTGGAGCCGATCGACGCGCCGATGGCGATCGTGGACGAAAGCCACGGGCTGGGGGCGCTCAACTTCCCGCTACCCGGCGAGTGGACGGTCAAGTTCACGATCAGGATCTCGGAGATCGACCAGGCGACCGTGTCCGGCGTGGTCAACGTTCCGTAA
- a CDS encoding spermidine synthase — MGREKRDGTVRRIVRGGGVAEVVPDRDRENAFLLLVDGTQQSHVDLSDPSALEFEYMRRIAAVLDLTAPPGAPLRVLHLGGGALSLPRYLAATRPGSTQRVVEIDGALVELIRETLPLPKDSKIRVRVGDAREVVTGSPDAAYDVVIGDVFDAARTPAHLTSVEFVGQVARLLRPDGRYILNMADSPPLRFGRNAVATVRAVLPELCLIADATVLRGRRYGNLVVAAGRTPLPLPELRRRMAGDWFPSRVEAGPELDRFADGGRVVTDADAESSPPPPELLRPERPEL, encoded by the coding sequence GTGGGCAGAGAGAAGCGGGACGGCACGGTCCGCCGGATCGTGCGCGGCGGCGGTGTGGCCGAGGTGGTACCGGACCGTGACCGGGAAAACGCGTTCCTCCTGCTCGTGGACGGCACCCAGCAGTCGCATGTGGACCTGTCCGACCCGTCCGCGCTGGAGTTCGAGTACATGCGCCGGATCGCGGCCGTGCTCGACCTGACCGCACCGCCCGGCGCCCCGCTGCGCGTGCTGCACCTGGGCGGCGGCGCGCTGAGCCTCCCCCGCTACCTGGCCGCGACCCGCCCCGGCTCCACCCAGCGAGTGGTGGAGATCGACGGCGCGCTGGTCGAGCTGATCCGCGAGACGCTGCCGCTGCCCAAGGACTCGAAGATCCGGGTACGCGTGGGCGACGCGCGCGAGGTGGTCACCGGCAGCCCGGACGCGGCGTACGACGTGGTGATCGGCGACGTCTTCGACGCGGCCCGCACGCCGGCCCACCTGACCTCGGTGGAGTTCGTCGGCCAGGTCGCCCGGCTGCTGCGCCCGGACGGCCGCTACATCCTGAACATGGCGGACAGCCCGCCGCTGCGGTTCGGCCGCAACGCGGTGGCGACCGTGCGCGCGGTGCTGCCCGAGCTGTGCCTGATCGCGGACGCGACCGTGCTGCGCGGCCGGCGGTACGGCAACCTCGTGGTGGCCGCGGGCCGTACCCCGCTGCCGTTGCCCGAGCTGCGCCGCCGGATGGCCGGTGACTGGTTCCCCAGCCGGGTCGAGGCCGGCCCGGAACTGGACCGTTTCGCCGACGGTGGACGCGTGGTCACGGACGCGGACGCGGAGTCCTCGCCGCCGCCCCCGGAACTGCTCCGGCCGGAACGCCCCGAACTCTGA
- a CDS encoding response regulator, which translates to MDTPVTVAIVDDHPVVLEGVRSWLAGDPRMRVVATGSSIDDVLAAAGDVKVLLLDLSLHGRMVIDRVQELCEAGLRVVVYSEHTEPETVLRVVEAGAVAFLAKNEGKEHCVATVLAAAMDQPYVAPALAGAMVGDRRPERPALSEKEREALLLWFQSMSKASVARRMQISEHTVKQYVDRARIKYAKAGRPAASKAALLARAIEDGLIKPDDVQEYRSNASNRY; encoded by the coding sequence GTGGACACGCCCGTCACGGTGGCGATAGTCGACGACCACCCGGTGGTGCTCGAGGGCGTTCGTTCCTGGCTCGCCGGCGACCCGCGGATGCGCGTGGTCGCGACCGGCTCGTCCATCGACGACGTGCTGGCCGCCGCCGGTGACGTGAAGGTGCTGCTGCTCGACCTGAGCCTGCACGGCCGCATGGTGATCGACCGCGTCCAGGAGCTGTGCGAGGCCGGGCTGCGCGTGGTGGTCTACTCCGAGCACACCGAGCCGGAGACCGTGCTCCGCGTGGTCGAGGCCGGCGCGGTCGCGTTCCTGGCGAAGAACGAGGGCAAGGAGCACTGCGTCGCCACCGTGCTCGCCGCCGCGATGGACCAGCCATATGTCGCTCCCGCGCTGGCCGGCGCGATGGTCGGCGACCGGCGCCCCGAGCGCCCGGCGCTGTCCGAGAAGGAGCGCGAGGCGCTGCTGCTCTGGTTCCAGTCCATGTCGAAGGCGTCCGTGGCCCGCCGCATGCAGATCAGCGAGCACACCGTCAAGCAGTACGTGGACCGCGCCCGGATCAAGTACGCGAAGGCGGGTCGTCCGGCCGCGTCCAAGGCCGCGTTGCTCGCTAGGGCAATTGAGGACGGTCTGATAAAACCAGACGATGTCCAGGAATATCGGTCAAACGCATCCAATCGGTACTGA